In Leptotrichia buccalis C-1013-b, the genomic window AGAGCGAGATGGAAAAAGTTGAATTAATTATAGGAAAACATAGAAGCGGACCGACTGGAACGATAGAATTGGGATTTAGACCAAGCTATCAGCAATTTGTAAATGTTGTGGATGACGAATTTGCGCCGTCGCCAGAATAAAATTAATACAAACAATAAAATATTTTAAAACTGAACTCAAAAATTAAGTTATTTACTCAAATTTTGAGTTTATTTAAACTTTACACAAAATAAAAATATTAAGGAGAGAAAATTCAAGAATGGAAACAAAAAAAAGAGTAGAATTATTGGCACCAGCTGGAAATATGGAAAAGTTAAAAACAGCTTTTCATTTTGGAGCTGATGCCTGTTTTGTTGGAGGAAGCGCCTTCAACTTGAGAGGAATGTCTTCAAACTTTAAAAATAAAGAATTAAAGGAAGCCGTGGACTATGTTCACAGTTTGGGTAAAAAAATATATGTTACACTAAATATTTTTGCACATAATACAGAAATTGAATATATGCCAAGATTTATAAAAAAACTGGATGAATTTGGTGTGGATGCGGTAATTGTGGCTGATCTAGGAGTTTTCCAGATGGTTAGGCAACATGCTCCGAATATGAAAATTCACGTAAGTACTCAGGCAAATAATACAAACTGGATGAGTGTAAAAACTTGGAAGGATATGGGAGCAAAAAGAGTTATTTTAGCTAGAGAAATGTCGTTAAAAGAAATAAAAACTATCCGTGAAAAAGTACCTGATGTGGAAATAGAAGTGTTTATTCATGGAGCAATGTGTATGGCGTATTCTGGAAGATGTCTATTAAGTAATTACTTTACAAATCGTGATGCAAATCGTGGAATTTGCGCTCAAGATTGCCGTTGGAACTATAAAGTGATTGCAGAGGGGCATGAGGAAACTGGGGCTCACGATATTGTAGAAAATGAAGAAGGAACATATATGTTTAATGCTAAAGACTTATGTTCTATCGAATTTATTGACAAAGTACTTGAAACTGGTGTGGATTCATTAAAAATTGAAGGAAGAATGAAAA contains:
- a CDS encoding peptidase U32 family protein, whose amino-acid sequence is METKKRVELLAPAGNMEKLKTAFHFGADACFVGGSAFNLRGMSSNFKNKELKEAVDYVHSLGKKIYVTLNIFAHNTEIEYMPRFIKKLDEFGVDAVIVADLGVFQMVRQHAPNMKIHVSTQANNTNWMSVKTWKDMGAKRVILAREMSLKEIKTIREKVPDVEIEVFIHGAMCMAYSGRCLLSNYFTNRDANRGICAQDCRWNYKVIAEGHEETGAHDIVENEEGTYMFNAKDLCSIEFIDKVLETGVDSLKIEGRMKSIYYNSTVVKQYKRALDNYYSGNYEYNPDWLKELKTISHRQYSNGFYLGPTSEKDQNYETGLSYSQTYRLVANVLEKVDTNKYKIQIRNKVYATETLELVRPIGDAIKFKVENFLNTKNDEFQEYVNPNTIAIIETDVEMGPMDLIRIKLPEGQSDSDMDTSEF